In Harpia harpyja isolate bHarHar1 chromosome W, bHarHar1 primary haplotype, whole genome shotgun sequence, the sequence ATTGAGGGACACTTAATTCACTAGTAACAAAGTCTGAAAAGGCAATCTAGActtgaatattattatttttttttttttaattaggagtgTTTTATATACCTGATGGGGTCAGTGAGGGAGAGGCTGGAAGGGAGAATCTTGCATAATGTTAAATCTGAACATTTGATATTTCCATAAGTCTAGCCATGCAGGTGCTAATTAGAGCATTTGGAATATTAAACTCTTAAATGCCTGGCTTATCGCCCAGCTTCTGCACTATGTCTGGAAATGCAGTAATTCCTTTCTTGTAGAATaagttgttttcttctctccactgTCTTTGACTTTCCAACTGCATCAGGTAGACAGACTGGGATACCCATTCCTCCCTGCTTCTCTTCCTGGGCCCCTTCCTCACTGCAGACCCTGCCCTTAGCACAGGTGTTTGGAGCAGACTGTGGAAAAAGGGACTGCATCACAGGAGAGACCATGTGGGAGGGATCACTGGGGCAAGGTGTCTGAGGAAATGGGTGAGAAGAGGGTAAGCTCTTGCTCACTGCAGGAGCTTAGTTTAGCACACTTGGAGGCTCTTGGATGCAGGTGGCTGGCCCAGAAGTGAAGGCTCTCAGGTGAATTTTcctttgtgtgtatatataaaataggTCATGCAGTGGATCTAATGTAGTCCATAGGTGATGTAGAGAATGCTGAAATGCAACAGATTGTtgtgtttagcttttttttttctctgaatacatcttgttttctcatttcagttacaaaaaaatgGCCTTCggaaaaatggcattttgaaaaATGGCCTCATCTGTGATTTTAAATTTAGCCCCTGGAAAAACAGCACTTTCAAACCTGCTCTGGACAATGAGGATTCTGAGACAAGCAGCAGTGATACgtcagatgatgatgatgtgtgAAGATTTCTGTAATATCTGTAGAAGCTTGTTTTGATCTCATGAAAATTTGGGGATGTATTGTCCAAAAAAATTTCTAATTACGTAGTAACATACCCCATTAGAGGAAGAATGATGGGACTCCTCCCCGAAGAAAGCAAGGAATGTTGTGTTGAACATTACTATAATTTCTTTGCAAACAAATGTTGTAGAATGAGGACTTGGGTTGACTCAGCATTGACTTTCTTCATCACTGCAGCATTTCTGACTAGCAATGTGACAATGTAACAAATCAGACTTTCTcatttaataataaaaccaaaaagaattgTGTAATGTCTTGCAAAGCTTCTGTCTTAATATGTCCAAgtctattaggaaaaaaagggcAGCTTGACACAGTGTTTTGCTTGCCAAgtcatttctttcttaaaatggaaATCCTTGAGTCCACTTTGTATGCAAAAAGGGCAATGTAGCATGTTGGCTAAAATGAGCAAAGTGCACTAAAACTCTTTTCCTTAATTGAGCTGTTTGTACTGTTCTGCTTTTTCCACACATAACTGTTCTTTAGCCATTTGTAGTGTAGTCATTGttattaacagcaaaaaaacctgatGGTTTGGTTCCAAATTTCTAGAACTAACCTTTTAAATTGAAAGCTTTATGTGGGGTATTGCAAGACCCAGTATTCTCACAGTGAACACATTTCTTGTGGGGAAAATAAGCACTCTGATTTTACTATTCAcgtgcagaaaaaataattacactggCTGGATTTGTCCACTACATGGAAAATAAACTGATTTACAGAGTATTGTCTCGGTGCATAGCATCAAGGGTATTGTTTTAAAATCTACtaagttttgtttgcatttatattAAATGTACTCTGTCAGCAGTGACTGCATTTCAGAATGAGTTAAACATATTTTTATCACCAGATCTTGCTTTTATAAGCAGCAGAAGTATATCTATGCAATAAGCAcgttttgctttctttgtgtcAAACTTTTTCTTTATAATCACACATTTAAAAACTAATATATTATTTATAGTTTTATTTGGTTCATTTtagttctttaaatattttccacaGGGTTGTACAAACTATGTAGGGTTAATTCATAAGCACAACTGCTCTTGGTGATGTCACGTGCATTTATAACATAGCTTATATATAGACATTcctccttcaaaatatttttgaattgcACTACTTCTTATAGTAAGTAATTTGCAatttaaaactaaagcaaaaatatttataaagctgAGATTTTGTCTATGTTTAACTTCTTtaggaaaagactttttttataagGTGGCATCTAATAATTTTGGGCCAAAGgtggtgtgtgggttttttttggttggggtggaGTGGGTTggtgtttggggggtgggggggtggtttttaaacagttttctatTCAAGAGGTCagtttcgttttgttttttttttcttggaacagGCATGCAAATGTTGGTGTAGTTAATTTTGGCACAATGTATTGAAATATGCCATTTTCTTGTCTAAATTTAAGAggataaaaatgtttctttattaaAGAGAAAACTGCTGTATTGGTAATGAAGTATTTCCTACTTGTAATACCTTacctttctctttcccctctcctgcagtTTTTTTTACTAACTTTGACACCTCGGTGTAGTTTATTCTCTTTTTGGTTGTCACATCCTATCAACAGGATCTTCTGCCTATCGTAGTTAGTGGTATGTGAATACACTATTTTTACTACTAAGGGAAAACTTTTTTTGCCTTGGTGTTTCTCAAAGCGGGacatagacaattttttttttcccctctgtcttcaATTTAGTGACAAGTATCACCTCTTTAACTAACCCTTTGGGAAGATACTATAATTATAGAATTGTGTTATACTAAGTGTATAGACTTGGGAAATTTACAGGTTGTAATTGAGAAAATTTTCTTTAGAGAAAGTAGAAATAATAGTTATACGTGGTACTTCTGTTTCTCTAGTTTAGATCCTGAAACTGGTAACAGAAGCACAGGTCACAATGAGTTGTGAGCAAAGGAAGTAACAGGACTTGAGTAGTGTTTTTACTTCGTAGAATGAAACACCTTTACAGCCTTTATAACTTGTTTTCTATGAGTGTGACTTGTGGCTACTTCCCTTTTATCTGCTGTGTTGTCCATTCTGGCTCTATACACCCAGCATAATTACTCTGTACTCATACTACACTGTGTTAGCGTTTCTGAAGTCTGTTGTGTTTGATACAGTGATTTGATGATGTGCAGATGCATAACCTTAACCAACTGATACTTGTGAATTCAGTTCTAGTCCTATACAGTGGTCCATTCTAACCCTTCATGCTAGTTCAGAAACTGGCGTCAAAGGTCTCCATAGCCCTTAGCTTAAatggtgttatgggtttgtgtggcgtgttttgttttggtagcgggggaggggccgcagggccggctcctgtgagaagctgcttgaagctcccccggctccaagtcggacccgcctctggcccaggccgacccaatcagtgacagtggtagcgcctctgggagaacagatttaagaaggtgttgcagggaaccatctggagatgtgagccgagtaacaaccggacaccgatacggttaaagttgttctccctttattgcccaaatagcatgcttatataccttgtcaagctaaacatcagctgtccatgcgccataagctaaaatataattggttatactaactctgtacatgcacataaacataggacacaattggttatactaactaaaacatgcgaaacttgtctcagcctaattggtcaagataaactgccgaattgaggttctttgtgccaagttccctttatcttggaatgtgcacctgtgttcttctaattggcatctttctttttttgtcttcttgtttattctgtttaaggccttctaaaggcgtctggaatgcttttgcgaccgttagctaaatatgtgtccgtaacaattcccccttttttgttttttcatcaattgtctCCATCagtaagttcttaaacttcgttgatgccagtggaaccccctattaaacctgtgaaa encodes:
- the LOC128136232 gene encoding vasculin-like, whose amino-acid sequence is MGWQEDSENDETCAPLTEDEMREFQVISEQLQKNGLRKNGILKNGLICDFKFSPWKNSTFKPALDNEDSETSSSDTSDDDDV